One stretch of Candidatus Poribacteria bacterium DNA includes these proteins:
- a CDS encoding cobyric acid synthase: MRAKSIMIQGTGSHVGKSLIVTALCRIFYQDGFRVVPFKAQNMSLNSYATPEGREISIAQAVQAEACGIEPSFDMNPILLKPMGDAGCQVVLHGKPYMNLSAKRYYNIKAELWEAVRRSFERLKDEFDIIVIEGAGSPAEVNLRENDIVNMKMARYAEAPVLLVGDIDRGGVLAWIVGTIELLTQEERELIKGLIINKFRGDISLLKPGVDFLEEKTGKPVIGVIPYIRGLRIWEEDSVSLDGFRPSRGKADIRIAVLRLPRISNFTDFDPLASESDVSLRYVTSPDELEDADIIIIPGTKNTVYDLLFLKESGLFEGILRERRRGKMIIGICGGFQMLGRKVEDPHGVESERKIEEGLGLLDIVTIFTKEKASYQVKAKALREIPYLDEGELLEGYEIHMGETKAKNYLFELSRLSGERVWDGVISHDGLVLGTYLHGIFENGRFRRRLLNLIRRRKGLLELASQDVNTRLDRQGEYDRLAEVIRENLDVDFIYKLLGLI; this comes from the coding sequence ATGAGGGCGAAAAGCATTATGATACAGGGGACCGGATCGCATGTCGGCAAAAGCCTTATAGTTACGGCATTATGCAGGATATTCTATCAGGACGGCTTCAGGGTCGTCCCCTTCAAAGCACAGAACATGTCCTTAAACTCATACGCGACGCCCGAAGGGAGAGAGATCAGCATAGCTCAGGCCGTCCAGGCAGAGGCCTGTGGGATAGAGCCCTCATTCGACATGAACCCTATCCTGCTCAAACCGATGGGCGATGCCGGATGTCAGGTTGTGCTCCACGGAAAACCCTACATGAACCTCAGCGCAAAGAGATATTACAACATAAAGGCGGAACTCTGGGAGGCCGTCCGTCGCTCCTTTGAAAGGTTAAAGGATGAGTTCGACATCATCGTGATCGAAGGCGCAGGGAGCCCCGCCGAGGTAAATCTCAGGGAGAACGACATCGTGAACATGAAAATGGCCAGATATGCCGAAGCGCCCGTTCTCCTGGTCGGTGATATTGATAGAGGCGGGGTGCTGGCGTGGATAGTCGGAACCATTGAACTGCTCACTCAGGAAGAGAGAGAACTCATAAAAGGATTGATCATAAACAAGTTCAGGGGGGATATATCCCTTTTAAAGCCGGGAGTTGATTTCCTCGAGGAGAAAACAGGAAAACCGGTGATCGGGGTGATACCTTACATCAGAGGGCTCAGGATATGGGAGGAGGACTCCGTCTCGCTTGACGGATTTAGACCCTCAAGAGGGAAGGCGGATATAAGGATAGCCGTCCTGAGGCTCCCAAGGATATCCAACTTCACCGATTTCGATCCCCTAGCCTCCGAAAGTGACGTCTCCCTCAGATACGTCACATCACCCGATGAGCTCGAAGACGCCGACATAATCATAATCCCAGGGACGAAGAATACGGTTTACGACCTCCTGTTTCTCAAAGAGAGCGGGCTTTTCGAAGGGATACTCAGGGAAAGGAGAAGGGGAAAGATGATAATCGGAATCTGCGGGGGATTTCAGATGCTCGGCAGAAAGGTGGAGGATCCACATGGAGTCGAATCGGAACGCAAAATCGAGGAAGGGCTTGGACTTTTAGACATCGTGACGATCTTTACGAAGGAAAAGGCGAGCTATCAGGTGAAGGCCAAGGCCTTAAGGGAGATACCCTATCTGGATGAGGGCGAGCTACTGGAGGGATATGAGATTCACATGGGAGAAACGAAGGCAAAGAATTACCTCTTTGAACTTTCAAGATTGTCAGGTGAAAGAGTATGGGATGGGGTAATATCCCACGATGGGCTCGTTCTGGGCACCTATCTTCATGGGATCTTCGAAAACGGTCGTTTCAGAAGAAGGCTTTTAAACCTCATCAGACGTAGAAAAGGCTTACTGGAGCTTGCCTCGCAGGATGTAAACACCCGACTTGATAGGCAAGGGGAATATGACAGACTCGCCGAAGTGATCAGGGAGAATCTGGATGTCGATTTCATCTATAAGCTTTTAGGGTTGATATGA